GAAGTGCTCGGCGTAGTCCTCCGCGACGGTGTCGTAGAAGGTGCGGGTGTCGGTCAGGAAGTCCCGGGTTTCGGTCATGCGCATGGAAGGTAGCGGGCCGGAAGCCACGGCGGGGGAACGGATTCCCGCGCGGCGCGTGATCCTCGCCGGGGCGCCACGAACGAATAGCGGGCCCGGACCCGTGGAATTCGTCCGGAGTTCATCCGGAATTGGCCATCGGAAGTATCCGGGCAAAGGCAGGAGCCCCGTCGCCGCGAGCGGCGTGGGGCTCCTTGGGTACTGCTCTCAGGTTCTGCGATCAGGCAGTGATCAGGCGGGGGTGACGTTCTCCGCCTGCGGGCCCTTCGGACCCTGCGTCACGTCGAAGGTCACCTGCTGGTTCTCCTCGAGGGAGCGGAAGCCGGTGGCGTTGATCGCGGAGTAGTGAACGAAGACGTCGGGGCCGCCGCCCTCCTGGGCGATGAAGCCAAAGCCCTTTTCGGCGTTGAACCACTTAACGGTTCCGGTAGCCATAAGCCCTCCTTGGGCTCAAAAGGGTTGCCCTGCTCCAGAACCTGCAAGTGCGAAACCGTGCTGCACCACTGCATACGTCTGAAAACGACGAGAGCCCGCGGTCACATGCTCCGCAGGCTCTGTACTGCAAGGGAAACCAAACTGCAACTTGCGGCGAGCCTAGCACGCGGGCAGCCGAAAGCAATAGAGGGCAAGATCACTTCACCCGGATGTTTGAACTCGGTAACCCGTTTGACGGTGGGGCCGGTCTCTGCACCGTACCAGGCGGGGTCTAGAGTCCCGCGATGTGGACAATTCTCGCACCCGGCCGCGCGTCGGCCACATCCAGTTCCTGAACTGCCTGCCCCTCTACTGGGGGCTCGCGAGAACCGGCACCCTCCTCGACTTCGAGCTGACCAAGGACACCCCGGAGAAGCTCAGCGAGCAGCTGGTGCAGGGTGATCTCGACATCGGACCGGTGACCCTGGTCGAGTTCCTGAAGAACGCGGACGATCTGGTCGCCTTCCCGGACATCGCCGTGGGCTGCGACGGCCCGGTGATGTCCTGCGTGATCGTCTCGCAGGTCCCGCTGGACCGGCTGGACGGCGCGAAGGTGGCCCTCGGCTCGACCTCCCGCACGTCGGTCCGGCTCGCGCAGCTCCTCCTCGCCGAGCGCTACGGCGTCCAGCCCGAGTACTACACGTGCCCGCCCGACCTCGGCCTGATGATGCGGGAGGCGGACGCCGCCGTCCTCATCGGGGACGCGGCCCTGCGCGCCAACCTGCACGACGGCCCGCGCTACGGCCTCGACGTCTACGACCTCGGCGCGCTGTGGAAGGAGTGGACCGGCCTGCCGTTCGTCTTCGC
This Streptomyces misionensis DNA region includes the following protein-coding sequences:
- a CDS encoding cold-shock protein gives rise to the protein MATGTVKWFNAEKGFGFIAQEGGGPDVFVHYSAINATGFRSLEENQQVTFDVTQGPKGPQAENVTPA
- a CDS encoding menaquinone biosynthetic enzyme MqnA/MqnD family protein, translated to MDNSRTRPRVGHIQFLNCLPLYWGLARTGTLLDFELTKDTPEKLSEQLVQGDLDIGPVTLVEFLKNADDLVAFPDIAVGCDGPVMSCVIVSQVPLDRLDGAKVALGSTSRTSVRLAQLLLAERYGVQPEYYTCPPDLGLMMREADAAVLIGDAALRANLHDGPRYGLDVYDLGALWKEWTGLPFVFAVWAARRDYLEREPDITRQVHQAFLESKALSLEEVDKVAEQAAHWEAFDAATLAQYFTTLDFSFGAPQLAAVSEFARRVGPTTGFPADVKVDLLRP